The Gemmata palustris genome includes a region encoding these proteins:
- a CDS encoding fatty acid desaturase family protein — protein MSTSTIDAPAKTLSDPELKAALQELRRTDNVRNWWFVVRTYLYLALVIGGAVWFFENRESFDVSWWANVPVALLAIVLVGAGQHQLSGLAHEGSHYILFRNRFVNDLASDLFTMFPLFASIYHYRLQHLAHHQFVNDPDRDPDVSQLKTSGHWLGFPLARREVIRAFRRQLSPFRLIRFMRIRAQYNATGTDKNPYMIKGQKPSKGAVRVGILYLLAMVATLTALFYLAQDWWVMPAATFAMWVIVVAVFLKLPDHKYHQSKLRPVIHARYTSALRVGFITLLLTSLAVATKLTGAPAVPYFLLLWVAPLFTAFAFFMILRQLVQHGNGGRGWINNTRTFLVAPVIRFAVFPFGQDYHLPHHMYATVPHYRLKKLHTLLMRYDEYRAEALEVHGYFVSPERPQVHPTVVDVLGLEYAPRTADVHIDAEAVSVVEFNDKEGLAKEVEMSKSLGERPV, from the coding sequence ATGAGCACGAGCACCATCGACGCGCCCGCAAAAACGCTCTCCGATCCGGAGCTGAAAGCCGCGCTCCAGGAGCTGCGCCGAACGGACAACGTCCGGAACTGGTGGTTCGTCGTTCGGACGTATCTGTACCTCGCGCTCGTGATTGGCGGGGCGGTGTGGTTCTTTGAGAACCGCGAATCCTTTGACGTTTCCTGGTGGGCGAACGTTCCCGTTGCGCTACTCGCGATCGTGCTCGTGGGGGCCGGACAGCACCAACTGAGCGGCCTCGCGCACGAGGGCTCGCACTACATCCTGTTCCGCAACCGGTTCGTGAACGATCTGGCGTCCGACCTATTTACTATGTTCCCGCTGTTCGCGAGCATCTACCACTATCGGCTCCAGCACCTCGCGCACCACCAGTTCGTCAACGACCCGGACCGCGACCCAGACGTGTCGCAACTCAAAACGAGCGGTCACTGGCTCGGGTTCCCGCTCGCCCGGCGCGAGGTGATCCGGGCATTCAGGCGGCAACTGTCGCCGTTTCGGTTGATCCGGTTCATGCGAATCCGGGCACAGTACAACGCGACCGGTACCGACAAGAACCCCTACATGATTAAGGGACAGAAGCCCTCGAAGGGAGCGGTGCGAGTTGGCATCCTGTACCTGCTCGCGATGGTGGCGACGCTCACCGCGCTCTTCTACCTCGCGCAAGACTGGTGGGTGATGCCGGCGGCGACGTTCGCGATGTGGGTCATTGTTGTCGCGGTGTTCCTGAAACTCCCGGACCACAAGTACCACCAGAGCAAGCTCCGCCCCGTGATCCACGCGCGGTACACTTCCGCGCTGCGGGTCGGGTTCATCACGCTGTTGCTCACGTCACTCGCGGTCGCTACCAAACTGACCGGCGCGCCGGCCGTGCCGTACTTCCTGCTACTGTGGGTGGCGCCGCTGTTCACCGCGTTCGCGTTCTTCATGATCCTGCGCCAACTGGTGCAGCACGGGAACGGAGGGCGCGGGTGGATCAACAACACGCGGACGTTTCTCGTCGCGCCGGTGATCCGCTTCGCGGTGTTCCCGTTCGGCCAGGATTACCACCTGCCGCACCACATGTACGCGACCGTCCCGCACTACCGCCTCAAGAAGCTCCACACGCTGCTAATGCGATACGACGAGTACCGGGCCGAAGCACTCGAGGTCCACGGCTACTTCGTGTCGCCGGAGCGCCCGCAGGTTCACCCCACGGTCGTGGACGTGCTCGGACTGGAATACGCGCCGCGAACCGCGGACGTTCATATCGACGCGGAAGCGGTGTCGGTCGTCGAGTTCAACGACAAGGAAGGGTTGGCGAAGGAAGTGGAGATGTCGAAATCGCTGGGCGAACGGCCGGTGTGA
- a CDS encoding purple acid phosphatase family protein, whose protein sequence is MTPFSRRAFLRSSAGGLTSALVAGHSLPSAANVDVAPPPRRVGGPVPTNLTPQDTLFLTWQRDPTTTITVQWVGPETQEPTPLRVVPRDGDLWKTGATEQKPFGPTDLKVHRCEFTGLQPGTEYLLQVGKNALAYQIGWRTESYRFRTMPAKATDTFQWVSGGDCGTGPHAIGTNIIAAKQEPYFAFIGGDLGYDNGTSAKTAIQFLQNYAKHMVDPKGRLIPMVSCLGNHEVRGGYKGKRSDATYYLPLFDGLYKDTTYGALDFGDYLSLVTLDSGHVSPIGGEQTDWLASALAEREGRPHLIVANHVPAYPSFRDPATGKAGAFGTGEANRIHWCPLFEKYGVDAVLEHHDHTFKRTHPLKDGLKDKYGVPYLGDGSWGQLRKPGTPEKRPYLASVGHAYHMTVHRLEGEQRYHVALEESGRVADVYGTCGKRPAKRG, encoded by the coding sequence ATGACGCCGTTCAGTCGTCGCGCCTTCCTGCGATCATCCGCCGGCGGGCTGACGTCCGCGCTCGTCGCCGGACACAGTTTGCCCTCCGCCGCCAACGTTGATGTCGCGCCGCCCCCGAGACGGGTCGGCGGACCCGTTCCCACGAATCTCACGCCCCAAGACACGCTGTTCCTGACGTGGCAGCGCGACCCGACGACGACGATCACCGTGCAGTGGGTCGGGCCAGAGACACAAGAACCGACGCCGCTTCGGGTCGTGCCGCGCGACGGGGATCTGTGGAAAACGGGCGCGACGGAGCAGAAACCGTTCGGCCCCACGGACCTGAAGGTTCACCGGTGCGAGTTTACCGGGCTTCAACCCGGTACGGAGTACCTGCTCCAGGTCGGCAAGAACGCGCTCGCGTACCAGATCGGCTGGCGGACGGAATCGTACCGGTTCCGCACGATGCCGGCGAAGGCCACGGACACGTTCCAGTGGGTGTCCGGCGGCGATTGCGGCACGGGGCCGCACGCGATCGGCACGAACATCATCGCGGCCAAGCAGGAGCCGTACTTCGCGTTCATCGGCGGCGACCTCGGGTACGACAACGGGACCTCCGCGAAGACCGCGATCCAGTTCCTCCAGAACTACGCGAAGCACATGGTCGACCCGAAGGGGCGGCTCATTCCGATGGTGTCGTGCCTCGGGAACCACGAGGTGCGTGGCGGTTACAAGGGCAAGCGCTCCGACGCGACGTACTACCTCCCGCTGTTCGACGGGCTGTACAAGGACACCACCTACGGCGCGCTCGACTTCGGCGACTACCTGAGCCTCGTGACGCTCGACAGCGGGCACGTTTCGCCGATCGGCGGCGAACAAACCGACTGGCTCGCGTCCGCGCTGGCGGAACGGGAGGGGCGCCCGCACCTGATCGTCGCGAACCACGTCCCGGCGTACCCATCATTCCGCGACCCCGCGACCGGCAAGGCCGGCGCGTTCGGCACGGGCGAGGCGAACCGCATCCACTGGTGCCCGCTGTTCGAGAAGTACGGCGTGGACGCGGTCCTGGAGCACCACGACCACACGTTCAAGCGCACCCACCCGCTCAAGGACGGGCTGAAGGACAAGTACGGGGTGCCCTACCTGGGTGACGGCTCGTGGGGGCAGTTGCGGAAGCCGGGGACACCGGAGAAGCGCCCGTACCTGGCCTCGGTGGGCCACGCCTATCACATGACCGTTCACCGGCTGGAAGGCGAGCAGCGCTACCACGTCGCGCTCGAAGAGAGCGGACGGGTGGCGGACGTGTACGGCACCTGCGGCAAGCGCCCGGCGAAGCGGGGGTGA
- a CDS encoding FAD-binding oxidoreductase produces MNTLTPPVPAATPSFNHVALVARMKAIVGNDNVLTAAADMAAYECDGFTIAKTKPNVVVFPTSTEHIVGIVKACNELGVSFLARGAGTSLAGGCVLVGGGVMIALARMKRILEVNVRDRYAVVEPGVVNVWLTNALKPHGLHYAPDPSSQGACTIGGNVATNSGGPHTLKYGVTVNHILGVELVLPDGRVVTCGGPTEDGPGYDLTGAIVGSEGTFGVVSKVWVRLTKNPEAYRTLLGIFETIDDATNTISDIIGAGIVPAALELLDKTMLSAVEAAFRFGFPLDAEAVVIMEVDGLAAGLQEEADRIEAIAKKNRAREVRKANTEPERMALWKARKQAFGTIGRLGYPSYCTQDGVVPRTKLPEIMRHIQATAKKYGLGICNVFHAGDGNVHPILMFDERDPAQVQKVLDASHEILAECINLGGSVTGEHGIGVEKIDFMPLMFTPDDLHYMVRLRTAFNPDGRCSPGKMLPTAGGCSEPSMGITQTKPARRAAV; encoded by the coding sequence ATGAACACCCTCACCCCTCCCGTCCCCGCCGCAACTCCGTCCTTTAACCACGTCGCACTCGTCGCGCGCATGAAGGCCATTGTCGGGAACGACAACGTGCTCACCGCGGCCGCGGACATGGCCGCGTATGAGTGCGACGGCTTCACCATTGCGAAGACCAAGCCCAATGTCGTTGTGTTCCCGACGTCCACCGAACACATCGTCGGCATCGTGAAGGCGTGCAACGAACTCGGCGTGTCGTTCCTCGCGCGCGGGGCCGGGACGAGTCTCGCGGGCGGGTGCGTGCTCGTCGGTGGCGGCGTGATGATCGCGCTCGCGCGCATGAAGCGCATCCTCGAAGTCAACGTCCGCGACCGGTACGCGGTCGTCGAACCGGGCGTCGTGAACGTGTGGCTCACCAACGCCCTCAAACCGCACGGGCTCCACTACGCGCCCGATCCTTCTAGCCAGGGCGCGTGTACCATCGGCGGGAACGTCGCGACCAACTCCGGCGGACCACACACGCTCAAGTACGGGGTCACGGTCAATCACATCCTCGGCGTCGAACTCGTGCTCCCGGACGGGCGCGTGGTGACGTGTGGCGGGCCGACCGAGGACGGCCCCGGGTACGACCTGACCGGCGCGATCGTCGGGAGCGAGGGGACGTTCGGCGTGGTGTCAAAGGTGTGGGTGCGGCTCACGAAGAACCCCGAAGCGTACCGCACGCTACTCGGCATCTTCGAGACCATCGATGACGCCACGAACACCATCAGTGACATCATCGGCGCCGGGATCGTTCCCGCCGCGCTCGAACTGCTCGACAAGACGATGCTGTCCGCGGTCGAGGCCGCGTTCCGGTTCGGGTTCCCGCTCGACGCGGAAGCGGTCGTCATTATGGAGGTCGATGGGCTCGCCGCGGGCTTGCAGGAAGAGGCGGACCGGATCGAGGCCATCGCGAAGAAGAACCGGGCACGCGAGGTGCGGAAGGCGAACACCGAGCCCGAACGCATGGCGCTGTGGAAGGCTCGCAAACAGGCGTTCGGCACGATCGGGCGCCTCGGATACCCGAGTTATTGCACGCAAGACGGTGTGGTACCGCGGACGAAGCTCCCCGAGATCATGCGGCACATTCAGGCGACGGCGAAAAAATATGGCCTGGGTATCTGTAACGTGTTCCACGCGGGCGACGGGAACGTTCACCCCATTTTGATGTTCGACGAGCGCGACCCGGCGCAGGTACAAAAGGTACTGGACGCGAGTCACGAGATCCTCGCGGAGTGCATCAACCTCGGCGGCAGTGTGACCGGCGAACACGGGATCGGCGTCGAGAAGATCGACTTCATGCCGCTGATGTTCACCCCCGACGACTTGCACTACATGGTGCGGTTGCGCACCGCGTTCAACCCCGACGGGCGGTGCAGCCCGGGGAAGATGCTCCCGACCGCGGGGGGGTGCTCGGAACCCTCAATGGGCATCACGCAAACGAAACCGGCTCGTCGCGCCGCGGTGTGA
- a CDS encoding HD domain-containing phosphohydrolase: MESPRVVLSLSESGAAPRTWASASQLRIGRLPELEVSLDDLSVSRLHAEIYLADEGWVVRDRGSSNGTILNGVRIGRTPQPVKAGDAIQIGNLRFKVEHVHVRPVTVRLGNKTVQVEAAARRQLGPAEFDPPQNQMSRDLKSFFRLVRAAHRLSESARMSDALQEVLDGAVAFFGARRGGLFLLDEVTGNLAVRCFSATSGGLVPARAPGKTLATLAFRRRQSLLFADQSEAAKYQAESAVRGDMNSIMCLVLRAPDREFGVLHFDRGTDSDPFTEADLNLADTLADAVALGVDRQQLVERNRALFVQTVTALAQAVEMRDEYTGNHTQRVTTYALMLAEEMGLPEDERRQLQVATLLHDIGKIAIDDQVLRKPGRLSDHEFATMKTHVLRGAEIVQMIPGLSWALPVVRGHHERWDGRGYPDGLRGEAIPLPARVVSVADAFDAMTSDRPYRAGMPAARAFAELQSGSGTHFDPRCVEAFVRIRPQLEVLLEREAAERRNAASGDHTLSRQELERERAAVFADPTASTLRNAFADKAPTDRL, encoded by the coding sequence ATGGAGTCGCCGCGCGTCGTTCTTTCACTTTCGGAGAGTGGTGCGGCCCCGCGCACGTGGGCGTCCGCGTCTCAGTTGCGCATCGGCCGGTTGCCGGAACTGGAGGTCTCACTCGACGACCTCTCGGTGAGTCGGCTCCACGCCGAAATCTACCTGGCCGACGAGGGGTGGGTGGTCCGCGACCGCGGGAGCTCCAACGGGACCATTTTGAACGGCGTGCGGATCGGGCGGACCCCGCAACCGGTGAAGGCGGGCGACGCGATCCAGATCGGGAACCTGCGCTTCAAAGTCGAACACGTTCACGTGCGCCCGGTCACGGTCCGGCTCGGTAACAAAACGGTCCAGGTCGAGGCCGCGGCCCGGCGCCAGTTGGGGCCGGCGGAGTTCGACCCGCCGCAGAACCAAATGTCGCGCGACCTGAAGAGCTTCTTCCGGCTCGTGCGCGCCGCGCACCGGTTGTCGGAATCGGCGCGCATGAGCGACGCGCTCCAGGAGGTGCTCGACGGCGCGGTCGCGTTCTTCGGCGCGCGGCGCGGGGGGCTGTTCCTGCTCGACGAGGTGACCGGGAACCTCGCGGTCCGGTGCTTCTCGGCGACGTCGGGCGGGCTCGTTCCCGCCCGGGCGCCGGGCAAGACGCTGGCCACGCTCGCGTTCCGGCGCCGCCAGTCGCTCCTGTTCGCGGACCAGAGCGAGGCCGCGAAGTACCAGGCCGAGAGCGCCGTCCGCGGGGACATGAACTCGATCATGTGCCTGGTCCTCCGCGCGCCGGACCGCGAGTTCGGGGTGCTCCACTTCGACCGCGGGACCGACTCCGACCCGTTCACCGAGGCCGACCTGAACCTCGCCGACACCCTGGCCGACGCCGTCGCGCTGGGGGTGGACCGGCAGCAGCTCGTCGAGCGGAACCGGGCGCTGTTCGTGCAGACCGTGACCGCGCTCGCGCAGGCCGTGGAAATGCGCGACGAGTACACGGGGAACCACACCCAGCGCGTGACCACCTACGCGCTCATGCTGGCCGAGGAAATGGGGCTGCCCGAGGACGAGCGCCGGCAGCTGCAGGTGGCGACGCTGCTGCACGACATCGGCAAGATCGCGATCGACGACCAGGTGCTGCGGAAGCCCGGCCGGTTGTCGGACCACGAGTTCGCCACGATGAAGACGCACGTGCTCCGCGGGGCCGAGATCGTGCAGATGATCCCCGGGCTGTCGTGGGCGCTGCCGGTCGTGCGCGGGCACCACGAGCGCTGGGACGGGCGCGGGTACCCGGACGGTCTGAGGGGCGAGGCGATCCCGCTCCCGGCGCGCGTGGTCTCGGTCGCCGATGCGTTCGACGCGATGACCTCGGACCGCCCGTACCGCGCCGGGATGCCCGCGGCCCGCGCGTTCGCCGAGCTGCAGTCCGGGTCCGGGACGCACTTCGACCCGCGGTGCGTGGAGGCGTTCGTGCGGATTCGGCCGCAACTCGAGGTGCTCCTCGAGCGCGAGGCCGCCGAGCGCCGGAACGCGGCCAGCGGTGATCACACGCTCTCGCGCCAGGAACTCGAGCGCGAGCGCGCCGCGGTGTTCGCGGACCCCACCGCGTCCACGCTCCGCAATGCGTTCGCGGACAAGGCCCCGACGGACCGGCTCTGA